A region from the Thermostichus vulcanus str. 'Rupite' genome encodes:
- the fmt gene encoding methionyl-tRNA formyltransferase, translating into MRIVFFGTPEFALPSLEILLQRPEFEVVGVVCQPDRPQGRGQKILPPVTKVLAASQGIPVWQPTRLRRDEAVLAALEALAADVFVVVAYGQILPLRVLQMPKLGCVNVHGSLLPAYRGAAPIQWAIANGETETGITTMLMDEGMDTGAMLLKASVPIGPEQTGLELTMQLAQLGAELLVETLLKLEKGELIPMPQEGSRASYAPLLKKHDFHLDWSRPAQALHNQIRAFSPQCFTGWQGQRIKIIRSGSPQHHPAPPELPKGQPGEVVGLAKGEGVYVATGEGSLLIQRAQLPGKKEQSTWDWVNGGRLGVGMRFEALPMEPD; encoded by the coding sequence CGACCCGAGTTTGAGGTGGTGGGGGTGGTGTGTCAGCCGGATCGTCCCCAGGGGCGTGGGCAGAAGATTCTGCCGCCAGTGACAAAGGTGTTGGCCGCATCGCAGGGGATCCCGGTCTGGCAACCGACTCGTTTGCGGCGGGATGAGGCGGTTTTGGCGGCCCTAGAGGCGCTAGCGGCGGACGTATTTGTGGTAGTGGCCTATGGGCAGATTTTACCTTTAAGGGTGTTGCAAATGCCGAAGCTGGGCTGTGTGAACGTGCATGGATCCCTGTTGCCTGCCTATCGTGGCGCTGCTCCGATTCAGTGGGCGATTGCCAACGGCGAAACCGAAACGGGCATTACCACCATGCTGATGGATGAGGGAATGGATACAGGAGCAATGTTGCTCAAGGCCAGTGTACCGATCGGGCCAGAGCAAACGGGGTTGGAATTGACAATGCAGCTGGCCCAACTGGGAGCCGAACTTCTGGTGGAAACCCTCTTAAAACTCGAAAAGGGAGAGCTGATTCCCATGCCTCAAGAGGGATCTCGGGCCAGCTACGCCCCCTTGCTGAAAAAACACGATTTTCACCTGGACTGGAGCCGCCCGGCTCAAGCGCTGCACAATCAAATTCGCGCTTTTTCCCCCCAGTGCTTTACCGGTTGGCAAGGACAACGCATCAAGATCATCCGTTCTGGCTCGCCCCAACACCATCCTGCCCCCCCAGAACTGCCCAAGGGCCAACCTGGAGAGGTGGTGGGATTGGCTAAGGGCGAGGGTGTGTACGTGGCAACCGGTGAGGGATCCCTGTTGATTCAGCGGGCACAGCTGCCCGGGAAAAAGGAGCAATCCACCTGGGATTGGGTGAATGGGGGGCGGTTGGGGGTGGGCATGCGTTTTGAGGCTTTGCCCATGGAGCCTGACTGA